The nucleotide sequence CGCCGGCGCCGGGCCCCTCCTCCCGCACCCCCGGGACCCCCGCGCCGCTCGCGTCGAGGGCCTCCCGGACCCCGGCCGCCACCGTGGGATGGACCGGCAGCGCGAGATGACCGATCCCGCTGACCCGGACGTTGTGCACCAGCAGGTCGGGGTGGTCCAGGCAGGCCGTGTCCACCGGCACCATCACCTGGTCGAGGTCGCTCCAGAAGCTCACGAACCGGGTACGGCAGCCGGGCGAGGGCGCGGCGAGCTCCCGCAGCACCTCCGAACCCGGCCGCATCTGCCGCACCAGCGGATGCGCGTCGGCGAGCCGGGCCACGGTGGTGCCGGAGTGCGGGGTGCCGAGCATGACCAGGGTGCGCACCCGGCTGTCACCGCCGAGACGCTGTACGTAATAACGGGCGATGAGCCCGCCCAGGCTGTGGCCGACGATGTCGACCTCGGCGTGTCCGGTCCGGGCGCGGATCTCGTCCACCCGGCGCCCCAGCAGTTCGGCGGCGGCCCGCAGGTCGCAGGTGAGCGGCGAGTAGTTGAGCGACTCGACGCAGTCACGGCCGCTCCGGGTGAGGGCACGGCGCAGCAGGACGAAGACCGAGCGGTTGTCCACGAAACCGTGCAGCAGGACGACCGGACGTCGGCCCGTCGGGCCCGCGGACGGGGAGGACGGTGAAGAGGGGGCGGCCGCGAGGCGCTCGGCCACGATCCCGGAGGGGTAGAGGACGAGGTGGCCGGTGAGGATCGCGATCTCGAGGGCGGTGGCCTTCATCAGGGCGGTGACCTTGGCGAGCTCCATGGCCGGACCTCCCGAACGGCACGGGGGGGCCGAACGGTACGCCGGTACGCCGCGCCCCCGCGCCGCACGGACGGCGGCACGGAGACGCGGCGACCTCGTCGCGGCTCCCTTCGCGACGGTGCCCCGCTTGCGGCTGGTGGGCCCAGGAGGAGGGCCCGGAAGCGGGGTACCACGCAGAGCGAACATGTCCCACGTGTGATTTCCCCCTCGCTCGTCACCGCGAAACGGGCGCGTGCGGGATGCTGGGGATAACGTTCGTTCACCTCCCCGGCAAAGACGCGCGGGGGTCGCATGTGGAGGCAGTGATGGGTGTGACCGGTCCGATCCGCGTGGTGGTGGCCAAGCCGGGTCTCGACGGCCACGATCGCGGGGCCAAGGTGATCGCGCGGGCACTCCGCGACGCCGGCATGGAGGTCATCTACACCGGCCTCCACCAGACGCCCGAGCAGATCGTCGACACCGCGATCCAGGAGGACGCCGACGCGATCGGCCTGTCGATCCTCTCGGGCGCGCACAACACGCTGTTCGTGAAGGTCCTGGAACTCCTCAAGGACCGCGACGCGGAGGACATCAAGGTCTTCGGTGGCGGCATCATCCC is from Streptomyces venezuelae ATCC 10712 and encodes:
- a CDS encoding lipase family alpha/beta hydrolase — encoded protein: MELAKVTALMKATALEIAILTGHLVLYPSGIVAERLAAAPSSPSSPSAGPTGRRPVVLLHGFVDNRSVFVLLRRALTRSGRDCVESLNYSPLTCDLRAAAELLGRRVDEIRARTGHAEVDIVGHSLGGLIARYYVQRLGGDSRVRTLVMLGTPHSGTTVARLADAHPLVRQMRPGSEVLRELAAPSPGCRTRFVSFWSDLDQVMVPVDTACLDHPDLLVHNVRVSGIGHLALPVHPTVAAGVREALDASGAGVPGVREEGPGAGAVA
- a CDS encoding cobalamin B12-binding domain-containing protein yields the protein MGVTGPIRVVVAKPGLDGHDRGAKVIARALRDAGMEVIYTGLHQTPEQIVDTAIQEDADAIGLSILSGAHNTLFVKVLELLKDRDAEDIKVFGGGIIPDADIAPLKEKGVAEIFTPGATTSSIVDWVNANVRVAA